Below is a window of Microcebus murinus isolate Inina chromosome 3, M.murinus_Inina_mat1.0, whole genome shotgun sequence DNA.
AGCCCAAAGGTGTTAGTTGGAGGAGAAAAACAGGTTACAAAAGAGGCAATGGTGTGATCCcacatattaaatattcttcatgTGTTTCTCCTAAGGCTAACAACAATAGTTAAATCAAGTTTAGTTATACGTACTTTATCACTGTCCTTATAAGCTAGGTATCAGGTGATTTCATTGTTCTTTATATTCTCTATAGCTAatatttttagagtttaaaaaaaaccggtgttctgaagaaaaaatatttaagatcttATGAGAcaggttttttgagacagggtctcactttttcaTCCAGACTGAGTGCAGTAatcgatcacagctcactgcaacctccaattcccaAGCTCCAATGATCCTTACAAGGCCAATAACTTAAATagtcatgaataaaataattcatcaacAACTCACAGATTTTATGTaacttttgcatttctttaaaatgagatGTAGAAGAAAAGTCCTTCCCAAAAGTATAAACGGAACATTATACAAGAGCCGAAAGAGGTTTTATCACTGTCATGGTTCCCTCAATTAAAAACAGGCTTAACAATGGGTATAAACTCCTAAAAGGAATTATCAGTATGTCTTGCCCACTAATTCCATGCCTTAAAATGTCTGTAAGATTCAATTCacaatatttcagtatatatctAGGCCATCTAAAATGAATTCTATTAATAACAAGTTCCCCGAAACAACATCTGAAACCTACCCCTCCTTCATGGACCTGATTTAGTTTTCACTCTGTATTCAGTCAAGTTCTTTGAATTAGTAAGATTATACTATTTTAAAGCCCTATTCATTTTACATTATAAATCATAATTATTAAAGTTCTAAGATGCAACAATTAATTGATCACATGTGGCCTCACATGTTTATGCAACAGCAAATACATACCTTTATCTGTACTAGGAAATCCCTTAGATGTTCCTTGAAAGCAGGAATATCCTGATTTAAGCTGAAAAGCCCTGTCACAAAGAGCTTTACTTGAGCactgcaaatcaaaacacaatgattaaataaacacttttttaacagaaaaatttattttattaaaaagcatacTTACTCTTGTAGATGAGGGAATGCTGACTTAAGGAGATTAGCCACATATTCCTGAATAAACATTTGGTTGTTAACTGGATTTCCAGGATTTAACGGtgtacttatttttccttcttcaacCAAATTAAACATATATGCAAGAATAGATGCATGCATAGTTAAGCCtgttgataaaaagaaaattattaactCCAAGATATAGTAACAGCTGGAACACTTACATTTTAATGCCTTTAAATTCTTACCAGCAGTATGTGAGGTGTCCGTCACAACAGAAAAGATATGCTGAAGAATATCACAAAAGTAAGTTTGATAAAAACTCTGAGCTGCAGCTTCTTCTTGTGCAACGTTTTGTAAAAGTGTAAAAAGTATCTGTAGACCTAAAAGACACAGAACACCAACAGAACGTTTATTATGGACAGCATTCATGATAGTATTTTCAGCTATTATCAAACTATTCTGATTCAAAGCCTAttctccccttcttttttttttgagacaaagtctcagtttgttgcccaggctagagtgagtgctgtggtgtcagcctagatcacagccacctccaactcctgggctcaagcaatccttctgtctctcagcctccctagtagctaggactacaggcatgcaccaccatgcctggctaattttttctatatatattagttcgacaatttctatttatagtagagacggggtctcactcttgctcaggctggtttcgaactcctgacctcgagcaatctgctcgccttagcttcccagaggattacaggcgtgacccaccgcacccggcctattctCCCTTTTTGATAATTAATAATTACTTCTTATTAAGCCAGtctgttgcattaaaaaaaaataataataattacttctAAGTTACCACACAACTACAATCAATGCCAGATTTATAATCTAAGTCATGACAATTACCACCATACCATTTCACTATCCCTGAAAGTTTAACTGATTTCAATTTCCAAAACTGACAGCACAACTAAGTAGAGCTTTGTATTGCATGAACTcattacataaaaacaaatttaaacactCCTGCCAAGAACGCTCTTTTACTCTTATGCTTAGCTGACCCTTGATGCTGTAGAGGAAAAGGAACATTCACTGGTGAGGATATGAAATTAAGTCTCTTAAATGATGTTTTCCTTATCTTGAATTTTAGGCCTTTCTTCCCCCTAACTCCATTCTGCTTATGGAGCCACTGTGAACAACTGATTAAACTGATTTTAAGATGTTCTGGAATGTCCATTTGTGCAATTGATGCACTTAAACAAAACAATTATGTCTGTATAATTTATGCACTGgcaggcaaataaataaaaggatatattttctttgtatttacctGTATCAGCGACATTCCTCATAGTATGTTTGAAAGCCCAAATAATGGAATCCAAAACAAGTTTAAACTGTGCAGGTGGAATTGCTAGGAATGCTGGGAAACAATGAGAATTTACAGCCTGAAGTAGTAAGAAAAAGTTTGTTCTGTGTTCAGGATATTCTTCAAAGTCCTAAAAATAAGtggtaaaaacaaaatgtttcagTGCCTTAATTATGCTGGTTGGGAGGGGGAAAGCAAGCCTTTACTCAATATAAATGTTTGAATCACAGCTTAAActaccttcaaaaaaaaaaaataaataaatgtttgaaaagttATGAATGGACCCCATAAGATATACTGCCTCCTGAAAGGCAAACCGAAATATTATTCACCTCTAATGGAATATGAAACTACATCCTACCACACACAATTATCAAACAGGAGCAGCTCATTAATAAAGAGAACTCGTCAAAACCCACACAAAGAACATCAAATTTTCTCGTAACTACTACACCACCATTTCTTTGTAAGAAgtaaggtctctctctgttgcccagactggtcttgaactcctgggttcaagcaatcctcttgtctcagccttccCAAGCAACTAGGCTTACAGGCAAAGGACACCATACATGGGTAGTATTACTGCTTTTGTTTATGTTACTTTGAGACCACTACAACAGATTAGAAAAAACAGAAgctaatatgtaaattattttccaatgtcTTACAAGCACATACACGTTTACAATTGAAAAATGCATAGCtctccatttattaaaaaaaatctaagttctTAATATCTGACATGCTGtgagttttcaataaatgttaggtgCTATTTAAATGTCAAAATCTCTTTTCCATATTCACTCCTTTTTTAGTTGTCAAGACCTTGtgtactaaatttttaaaaataaagcatttcccTAATCTGTAAGTTCAAATATTTAAACTCCATGCCCTTAAAATTATGCtgtatttagaaaacatttattatactttCAAGAGTTAAAGATATATTGCAGAATTTTGCATTATAATTGAAATGTAAATCACATACCTTATTTATCATATTCAATGTGCATTCAAAAACAGCATCAAATATTTGAGGTATTTCAGCTGTTATATGTCCCCCTAACTTGTTGACAATAATGGCCATAGTACTAAGCACTTCTGGTTCTCTAGCAGCTGGGACATTTCTCTGATAATCAATGAGAACTGCATCCAACAAAGGAGGAACAAAATTTTCCGCTACCtgtagaaaaaaaagttttccaagTTTTAATAAACAATTAGATCATTCTTGTAAGATTTAGCTTGATCACCCTGCTGAAAATGGTAACATCCTGTGCTTTAAGTTTTCctacattgaaattatttttaaacaagaaactAGGAAATCATAATAGGTTGGGATGGGTCACAGACGTAGTGTTGTTTCAAtccactcttttttatttttttgagacagtctcactttgttgcccaggctagagtgagtgccatggcgtcggcctaactcatagcaacctcaaactcctgggctcaagcgttcctgctgcctcagcctcccgagtagctgggactacaggcatgcgccaccatacccagctaattgtttctattagttggccaattaatttctatttatagtagagatggggtctcgctcttgctcaggctggtttcgaacccctgaccttgagctatccgcccgccttagcctcccagatttctaggattacaggcgtcagccaccgcacctggcctcaatCCACTCTTAACAGTAAGAAAAAGTGAGCCTCAAACTTAAGTGACTGGCTCAAATTTAGTGTAGCAACCCAGGATTCTAAGTGTATACTCTACAATGTGAGATGAGTAATCTAAAAGCAAAGAAAGTCTTCCTAACCACCACTGTAATTAGTGGTTCCTTAAACAGAATATCTGCAAGAGATTCAAGAATCATACCTACTCACTAGTAGAcaaacattaaatgatttttactATAATGAATGCTAGTCGGTAAGTATGTTAACAAACAATGACAATCATTTACTCTCAGAAAAAGAATTGGAACTGAGAAAGACTATATGGATTTccatgtttctattttgtttctttagtccggatcttcccatgttgatcaggcTGGACTTTAAGTCCTCGGCTGAAGTGATTTTCTCACATCAGTCTCCAAAGTAGCTACAACAACAAGTGTGTGCTTATGCATATGGATGAATGTTCATGACTCTAATTAAACTGAGTCATATTAAGGTGTAACTTACTGCTCTTAATAGGTTCTCTATTAAGACACATGAAATAAATACAGTCAATGTTTCATATAACTGAAGAGTAGTAGTAGTGTTTCTACTCAACAGTTTTTGAAGATATGAGggataaatacaaaattatttttccaattacCACCGATACTTGGTGTCTCTGAAACTAGAAGAGATTCTCATTTGTACTTTTATAATGTTGACTAAAATCATTCTTTCCCTACAAACTGTATCTtgagatttttaaatctttgaatttGCTTGTCCCAAATTTCAACATAAATCTTACTTGTAAAGTACCTTATTTGTTCCCCCTGTGCTTCTGATATTTGCCCAAGCTACTCATATGTAAATTATTAACATCACAATTCCTTCGATTTATCCTACCTTCtcctttcaaaatttaaatacagTTCTCATCAAATACACATGTAAAAAAAcatttccggccgggcgcggtggctcacgcctgtaatcctagcactctgggaggccgaggcgggcggattgctcaaggtcaggagttcaaaaccagcctgagcgagaccccgtctctaccataaaaatagaaagaaattaattggccaactaatatatataatataaaaaaaatcagccgggcatggtggctcgtgcctgtagtcccagctactcgggaggctgaggcaggaggatcgcttgagcccaggagtctgaggttgctgtgagctaggctgacgccacggcactcactctagcctaggcaagaaagtgagactctgtctcaaaaaaaaaaaaaaaaaaatttccatgttTAAGTTAGCCCTCTTAAGAATTCCGTAAGAATTTCAGAAAAGTTTCTTGAAAGTTATTTCCTCATCAAGAAacgaaatttcaaaataatgacagTAACAACATTATATGTTAAAGCACTATTCAAAACAGCAGTGATTACaagataggattttttttattatgtcccAAGACTCCAGTGAAtaaaaagatacaagaaaaatTATTCACATCTTTCCAAGTTGAGGCATATCAAGCTGCTTTTAGTTTCCAAAAACCATTTCCCTTTCTGGAAATCATTTAAAACTAAAAGGAATGAGAGGCTAAACAGAGTTTCAAACCTTCAATCTGGAAAGTACTCACTCAAAAAGGCAAACCAATGATAGCTTTGTAGCTTTATACACTGTTCTAAAAATGAAGGACACAAAACCTGGACGTGTATTCCATGACCAAAGCCTTCCTACCTATCCATGGAAACATAAAATGACCCACTCTTCTTAGATATACTGTTTTGTACCACCTCCCCGCCAATTATTAACATCGGTTTCTTTTGAAGTTGGAATAACTAttgtatttaagtattttaacaTATAAGGACTGCCATTAAATAATCTCAAATACAGTCATCTAAATCTGTGGTTCCTAACCCCTGGGCCACAAACCAGTACCAATCCTTGGCCTGTCAGTAAGTAACCAGGCCACAGAGCCAACAGGTGAGTAACAGTGAGCAAAGCAAGCTTTGTCTATATAGCCACTCATGAAGCTCCCCATCACCTGAGCTCCGCCTACTGTTAGATCAGGGGAGGCATTAGATGCTCATAGGAGGGCAAACCCTACTGGTAAACTGTGCAGGGAAGGGATCCATTTCATGCTCATTATGAGAATCTAAttcctgatgatctgaggtggagctgaggcagtgatccTAGCCCTGGGGAGGGGCCACAAATACAGATTAGCATTACGGAGAGGTgtgactacacaataaatgtaagcACTTGCTTCATCCCCAAATCATCCCCAtctcatggaaaaattgtcttccatgaaaccagtccctggtgccaaaaagtttgggaacTGCTCATCTAAATCACCTTTAAGTTATtagcaaaatacatttataaacaaCATATACCATATTCCAAAAGTAGAGCATCAACATTAAAAACTGGAAGCAAAACATCTGTCACTTACCATCTGTGGATCATTGGACCGGCTCACCCAACCAGATATTAACTTTAAAGTTTCCCTTTTTACTGTTCGCATACTTCGAATCAATGGTTGCTTTGTAACCATCTCACCTAAAAAACAGAATTAAGTAGAATCTAACATGACAATTAAAATTTAACAGTGGTGTGCTTCAgatataattatttgaaattttccgtAAAAAAACTAAAAGCCAATAGTACACagaatttattggaaaaatattaaaagagaaagggGCATACAACCATTTTCAAAATGTCTAGTCATCTGGGACATGGGAGGGATATGATTCCCATCTGTGAGAAATGCTGAATGCTTGACCCACAGCAATAAAGTAAAACTGACTTGTTATATATACGACATTCTTTAAGAATTCACCActatataatgtatacatgtaatggaattcaacttgtaccctcTAACATCTAttagaacaataaaaagaaaatttagaagatgaagccaactaaaataaatatataaataaaatatatagatttaagATTTGCATTTTATCAACTAGCCCTGTAACCTCAGCCGAGTTATTTTCTTGGctaatttgttcatctttttaagAAGAAGGTTACATGTTATCGATACTTCCCAAATATTCTGAATCCCTTTCTGTACTACAAAACTAGTAACAGGGATCCAGGAGATATTAGGATTATCCTCAAATCAAAATGGGAATTCTGCTTTCCTAGAATGGCTATTTATAGCAACTAGAATTGTACCACTTGATTATTGGGCATGGCTATTATTAACAACAATGGAgacaaattgttttttaataacaacaaaacttCAAAATCGCCTACCATTAGCTTGGATAGCTGCTGAAATATTTTCACTGAGGCACTTGTAGACATTAAGCATATCTAAATAAATCCTTCCAAGCTGAATTACAAAGGGGTGTCCAACAGCTTTGCAGGCTCTCACATTTGTTTTCAATATGCTACCAAGCTGCTTGACTGTTTCGGGATCTTTCAGTATATCCAcattctaagaagaaaaaaagcaaatcccATTTATCGAATTTATCcacataattataaaaacagaaaccactACACACATCCCTTACTCAAACCACAATCATACTTATAAACCAAAATAGTAAAACACAGATGTCTTTCTTAACCTGTCTGTACCTAAGAATGAAGTAAAATagtctaattttaaaatcaaaacagaataaaaatatactaaagataattttttttttttttttttgagacagagtctcgctttgttacccaggctagagtaagtgccatggcataagcctagctcacagcaacctcaaactcctgggctcaagcaatcctcctgcctcagcctcccgagtagctgggactacaggcatgcgccaccatgcccggctaattttttctatatatattagtgggccaattaatttgtttctatttatagtagagatggggtctcgctcttgctcagggtggtttcgaactcctgaccttgagcaatccgcccacctcagcctcccagagtgctaggattacaggcgtgagccaccgtgcccggccctaaagataatttttaatatgcaaaacCACACATAAAAGCACTTAGCAATCAGGCATACAGGACACTGAATTCACTAGTTTCATAAAGAACAGTTTTCTTAAATCCCATTAGAACTTTAAGGTTAAAAAAAGCTTACTTTGGTTGCTTGCTGGATTATACTATCCCACACTTGATTAGGGAGTAGCATGTATTTTTCTATCAAGTGTTCTTGTACTGTTTGATCTGTTTGTGCACCAATCATGTACCCCACAGCTTCATAAAACGTATGaacctattttaaaaagcagacatttttacttttatatctttatacatCTTAATAAGGAAAATTACACACAAGCAATTCACAAACATATTGAAACGCATTTTGATTATTAGTAAtagtatatataacataaccCAAGTGCCTTTAAAGCTTCTGTGCCTCGCTATGGAAACATACCAGACACGCCTATATTGAATTCAATAGTGGCACTCTTTCTATTGTCCCTAATAAATTCTGATTAATAGTGGTTGCtctctaaaaataatatactCAATGCTTTAGATACCTGTTGAGGCTGAAGATCACAAATTATAGTGTTAATGTTGTTCAAAATCTCATCAATAAATGGCATTACTTCTCCAACTTGAACCTGAACGAAATGCCTACGGCATTTTTGAGCTATTTTAATGAAAGTATCACAAGCCATGTCTTGGActccatcatgggtctctagcaaaacaaaaacattcatttattccatccaacaaaaataaaaaccaaataaaacgtATTAAATGAAGAGATTTACCATGCATGAATTCAAATAGCTTGTTAACTACAGTCTTCAAAAATTTCCAGTGAGCTCGCAAAAATCTGGGATATTGACCTACTATGTACATGATATTTGATGCAATAATAGCTTTattatcttttcctcttttctgttcaCATAATCCTAAAAGATCCTGGAAAGTAAGACAAATTTAGGTAATTAATCCTAACAAAATATACAATCTATTTGGTTCTAGTTCATACATATCCCCTGCATACCTTTATAACAGTAACAAGAAATCGTTTTTCATCCTCTTCATGCATTGCTCCACTAATGGAGCCTATTGCCCAACACAACGTATTCAAATTTTTCCAGGACCACTCTGTACCATTCACTTGATTGTGAAGCTTCTCAGTCATTATTCTTTCTGTATCTACATAATCCAGATGAGTAAgataaactataaagaaaaaaaagttctggatGTCTTGAATGCAAACCTTAAtgaggaaaagaattttttaCTAAGGAATAAAgagtacattaataaaaatagctattaaaAGATTCAGAAACCAAGTATACTCATTTCCTACAAGTATTTCCACCCCAAAATAGGTTTACAAAGGCAAAGACTAATACTATTTACCAACTTACCTAATGTTTCTCTCATATTCTTATACAAATTTATGGAATCTGTATCCTTCATGAATTCTCTCACGACCTCTCCTTGATCATTTTCTACAACCAGAACTTCCTCTGGTTTAGCCATTCGACTAACCATCAATAAACGGACCTATTCAGCAATAAACCAATCAAGGAAAATCCTTTAGATCATTGAAATCAAACAcaacaaaagtagaaatttagtaaaaaaataaaataaaaattcatgatatGCACCCCAACATTACCACACCAGCCAGTATGATTCCTTcaagaataaaatgtattattttaaaaaatttgggcCTTGtgtggtggctaacacctataatcctagcactttggacaGCTGAGTAGGGAGGACTGCTGGAGGCCaggaaacaagcctgagcaagaacaagaccccatctcaacaaaaaaatcggatagctggacatggtggcacggacctacagtcccagctactgggcagCAGAAACAGGGGAATCACctaatcccaggagtttgaggctgcagtgagctatgacgacgccactGAACTCTCTACTACCCAGGGTGAcccagaatgagactctgcctcagaaaaCAAGAAGTTAAACACAACCTCGAACTACTGTgcccaagcaatcctctcacctcagcctcccaagtatgctgggactataggtgcacaccataAATcaggctaattttcctatttttagtagagatgggatcttactatgGTGTCgaggctcatcttgaactcctgaattcaagtaATCCTCCAAAATGCTGAGATGACAAGCATTAGCCACGACACTCAGCCCGAATTCAACTTCCTACACAATcacaggtgatgctgatgctatgACAAGGAATACATCCTTGAAAAACAAGGCTCTTAACCCAAGCCCTTTCACATTCTTGTTGGATTCTCTTTTTGTAGCTCATAAATTTATATAGACTAGCCAAAACATAAAAGTTAAGCATTTGCATTTATTCCTCAAAATGATAGTAAGCAAAAAGAGCACTCAACCAACCACTTTGTTACCTTGGATAGTACGGGTAAATATAGCTGTCTCCTGGGAGGAACATCAAAATGTTGACTTCCAGATAGCAATGGAGAGGCAGATGTAGAGAACGGGCTCTCTCTATAGAGTTCAGCAGCCAAGTGATTCCAGTACTCAAGACAAATCTTAAAGATTTCCGTTTCTTCTACTTCTGACACCAGTAACATATAATGAAGGGCCTACATATAAGatcaaaactattaaaataattcttaaacatTATAACCAACCTCAAACTTCCTTTTACTTGTTACCTTAATGGAGAATAATTCATGTTTTACTTATCAATTATTCAGTATTCAAATACACTATATACTCTCTGGGAGCACAGTAAGCTTCTTCTGACATGCCCTAAAACACTTTGAAAACCTCTTACACTGTTGCTAattacatgtacatatattttactcAAGTAAAATACTCCTAAAAGGTATGTAGTTTAAAAGGCCTTTGGTAcatagccaagaggtagaaacaACCCCAATATCCGTAACAGATAGAAGCATAAAGGATATGTGGCATATTCATAACAATGGAATATGTTTCAGCGACATAAGGAACAAAGTATTGACACAGGATACAACTTTgagaaactttgaaaacatggtaagtgaatgaagccagacacaaaaggtcacattttatgaatacatttatatgaaatttttacaCTTGGTAAATCTAGAGACATAGAAAGCAAATTAATGGTTACCAGAAGTGGGGAGGAGAACACATGTAGGAACGTTTCATGGCCACAGGGTCTCCTTTGCagtgatgaaattattttaaaactagataTTACTgattgtacaacattgtgaatatactggCATGAAAATGAATTGTATatctttaaatggatgaatattATATGAATTACAcctcaatttcttaaaaaaagccTTTGACCTTCATCTTAAATGACATATGTAATATGCCTTTAAGTAATTTAGCTTTGATTATAAATTTTTAGTCCTAGCTTTATGTGGAacacaaaatcagaaaacatGGCTTATAACTGTAATTCAGAATTgcaaacattatttataatgcaCAGAGCAAGTAAACCAGtaagaagaaatttcaaaaggtacataaattttagaaggcacactttttaaagaattgttaTTACACAAAGAATTTCAAAAGCAAAGGCTTTACAAAGCCTACCTCCATGAGTGTTTCCCTGagatttaatcttttttctataAGTTGACCATGTTCCTTAAGGAAGGTGCAGAGAAACAAACTGAGATTTTGAATGAAGTTCTGTTCATCATCTTTTCCATTTGAGTATGCAAGTCGAATATTGGTATTTAAAGGAAGCATCTGTAAGTTAAAAGGGCACTAatagtttccattttataaaaccCACAACAAAAGACACTATTTATTTAAAGCCCTAAGATTCCAATACCCTTCTGTTAATATTAAACCATATAGAACTCCTAGGTCTGGTACACCTATCCTTATATATGTgacctagattttttttctcaaaatatgttGCAGGTAGTAAGGCCTCTATTATTTCATTTGCACTTTCCCCTGTATCAGCCGTTTACCTCCTCAGTGACAATTAAActgtaaaaatattcaattaattcaTTCAGATCACAAACATACACAGTGATGTAGTATTATGAATAACCTTCTAGATCACTTAATAGATAACTAATCAAACTAGTACAGGAAAGAATTCCTTCAGACACACTGTCAGAAGTACATCTTATAACAGATCCTAGACTTCCCATGGTCTGGGAAGATCTCTAGAAGAAGACTAAGCTCTTCAATTCTATGGAAATAAATTGCCATgataaggccaggcgcggtggctcacgcctataatcctagcactccgggaggctggggcgggaggatcactcgaggtcaagaattcgaaaccagcctgagcaagagtgagaccccgtctctactacaaatagaaattaattggccaactaattaatatatatagaaaaaattagccgggcatggtggcacatgcctgtagtcccagctactcaggaggctgaggcaggaggatcacttgagcccaggactgtgaggttgctgtgagcgaggctgacaccacggcactcactctagcctgggcaacaaagcgagactctgtctcaaaaaaaaaaaaaaaaaaaaaaattgccatatTCTTAAAACCTTAATTTCAGATAATTTGCTGATAAAAATTTGTAGCTTACTGCACATTTTATGTAATAAACATATAATCACATTGCAGCTATCTGTAACATTGTGTTAAAATAGTTCCACTGgaatacattttctaaaacactAAAATTCTTCAATGTCTTTCAAAATAGTGTTACATTACCTGTTTTAGCTGCATCATTGTCAGTGTAAATAGCGTTACAAATTGTTCCTCATACTGGCTTACACTCACACCAGCAATCTCAGTGAGGCACTTCAGAGAGACATTTCGAAACATTGGAACATTCAGGAACTATTAAAGGGGGAGGTGGAGAGCATAAAAAATTGAATGACTTGAAACagttaaaatttagattttaaaacaaagtcaaGGATTTAACAATCAAGAACACGCCCTAGGCGTACATCgggcgtgggggctcacgcctataatcctagcactctgggaggcctaggtgagcggatcactcaaggtcaggagttcgaaaccagcctgagcaagagtgagagacccCCCCCCCTACCtgggtctctactaaaaatagaaacaaattaattggccaactaaaaatatacagaaaatattagccgggcatggtgatgcatgcctgtagtcccagctactaag
It encodes the following:
- the XPO1 gene encoding exportin-1 isoform X1: MPAIMTMLADHAARQLLDFSQKLDINLLDNVVNCLYHGEGAQQRMAQEVLTHLKEHPDAWTRVDTILEFSQNMNTKYYGLQILENVIKTRWKILPRNQCEGIKKYVVGLIIKTSSDPTCVEKEKVYIGKLNMILVQILKQEWPKHWPTFISDIVGASRTSESLCQNNMVILKLLSEEVFDFSSGQITQVKAKHLKDSMCNEFSQIFQLCQFVMENSQNAPLVHATLETLLRFLNWIPLGYIFETKLISTLIYKFLNVPMFRNVSLKCLTEIAGVSVSQYEEQFVTLFTLTMMQLKQMLPLNTNIRLAYSNGKDDEQNFIQNLSLFLCTFLKEHGQLIEKRLNLRETLMEALHYMLLVSEVEETEIFKICLEYWNHLAAELYRESPFSTSASPLLSGSQHFDVPPRRQLYLPVLSKVRLLMVSRMAKPEEVLVVENDQGEVVREFMKDTDSINLYKNMRETLVYLTHLDYVDTERIMTEKLHNQVNGTEWSWKNLNTLCWAIGSISGAMHEEDEKRFLVTVIKDLLGLCEQKRGKDNKAIIASNIMYIVGQYPRFLRAHWKFLKTVVNKLFEFMHETHDGVQDMACDTFIKIAQKCRRHFVQVQVGEVMPFIDEILNNINTIICDLQPQQVHTFYEAVGYMIGAQTDQTVQEHLIEKYMLLPNQVWDSIIQQATKNVDILKDPETVKQLGSILKTNVRACKAVGHPFVIQLGRIYLDMLNVYKCLSENISAAIQANGEMVTKQPLIRSMRTVKRETLKLISGWVSRSNDPQMVAENFVPPLLDAVLIDYQRNVPAAREPEVLSTMAIIVNKLGGHITAEIPQIFDAVFECTLNMINKDFEEYPEHRTNFFLLLQAVNSHCFPAFLAIPPAQFKLVLDSIIWAFKHTMRNVADTGLQILFTLLQNVAQEEAAAQSFYQTYFCDILQHIFSVVTDTSHTAGLTMHASILAYMFNLVEEGKISTPLNPGNPVNNQMFIQEYVANLLKSAFPHLQDAQVKLFVTGLFSLNQDIPAFKEHLRDFLVQIKEFAGEDTSDLFLEERETALRQAQEEKHKLQMSVPGILNPHEIPEEMCD
- the XPO1 gene encoding exportin-1 isoform X2, producing MILVQILKQEWPKHWPTFISDIVGASRTSESLCQNNMVILKLLSEEVFDFSSGQITQVKAKHLKDSMCNEFSQIFQLCQFVMENSQNAPLVHATLETLLRFLNWIPLGYIFETKLISTLIYKFLNVPMFRNVSLKCLTEIAGVSVSQYEEQFVTLFTLTMMQLKQMLPLNTNIRLAYSNGKDDEQNFIQNLSLFLCTFLKEHGQLIEKRLNLRETLMEALHYMLLVSEVEETEIFKICLEYWNHLAAELYRESPFSTSASPLLSGSQHFDVPPRRQLYLPVLSKVRLLMVSRMAKPEEVLVVENDQGEVVREFMKDTDSINLYKNMRETLVYLTHLDYVDTERIMTEKLHNQVNGTEWSWKNLNTLCWAIGSISGAMHEEDEKRFLVTVIKDLLGLCEQKRGKDNKAIIASNIMYIVGQYPRFLRAHWKFLKTVVNKLFEFMHETHDGVQDMACDTFIKIAQKCRRHFVQVQVGEVMPFIDEILNNINTIICDLQPQQVHTFYEAVGYMIGAQTDQTVQEHLIEKYMLLPNQVWDSIIQQATKNVDILKDPETVKQLGSILKTNVRACKAVGHPFVIQLGRIYLDMLNVYKCLSENISAAIQANGEMVTKQPLIRSMRTVKRETLKLISGWVSRSNDPQMVAENFVPPLLDAVLIDYQRNVPAAREPEVLSTMAIIVNKLGGHITAEIPQIFDAVFECTLNMINKDFEEYPEHRTNFFLLLQAVNSHCFPAFLAIPPAQFKLVLDSIIWAFKHTMRNVADTGLQILFTLLQNVAQEEAAAQSFYQTYFCDILQHIFSVVTDTSHTAGLTMHASILAYMFNLVEEGKISTPLNPGNPVNNQMFIQEYVANLLKSAFPHLQDAQVKLFVTGLFSLNQDIPAFKEHLRDFLVQIKEFAGEDTSDLFLEERETALRQAQEEKHKLQMSVPGILNPHEIPEEMCD